The Gymnogyps californianus isolate 813 chromosome 3, ASM1813914v2, whole genome shotgun sequence genomic sequence gaaacgGTACTGACTTTGGATCAAAAGCAGAGGTCAAATTTCTCTACAAAACAGATTCCAAATCTTTAGCTCCATTTAAGACAGAGCTAAACAAAGGCTGGAAGGGCAGAAACCACTGAATTTTGACATTTATGGACTATTGCCATACCTTTAAATTTGCATGCCAGAGTGGTAGTGCTTgtataaacacttttttttaaaggaggaattTAATTAGTTTCAGGGACAGTCTAATTGTCCTTGTCCATGCAATGCTTCTGGTTTTATGGCATCTGCTGAGTTAATGACATTTGTTATTGAAGGAGAGTGTCCATTCTTACATCTTTACAATCATTTTTATCTCGATTCGTAATTATTAGATCTAAAGAGGAAGCTTGCATGCAAGGCCCATTGCATTCTGTATGAGAGGTCAAAGCTGGCATTTTTATGCATTCTGTATTTAGTGAATGATTTCTTGTGGAACTAAAATGTTCATTTATGAGAGGAGAGAAAGCTCCCATGCTTTCCCTCTTGGGAGCTGACctttttacatttgtttaaaattagcCTTTCATTATAAACCAGAGAAAAACACtgcaagagatttttttgttcctttctaaTGTATCTTCCTTCTGAtttcagcctggggaagagctgctgctgccacataCCTGGTCGGCTTTATACTTCTAGTCATCTGTTTTGCTCTGGCCATCATAGCATTTGCCATTGACACACTTCGGTTCAACTTCATACGTGGGATTGGAGGCTTGCTTTTTGTCTCTGGTAAGGCAGTATATGAAGTCGAGTTTAGCTTGTGCAGGTATATCCATACTATAACTGGTATTTCCCTCAGCTGATTCTATACTCAAGTCTTTGCCTGTGGGCACTTGAGCTCtccatgaaaaataatataaagtCTGTCACGGCAGTGGATTGATTTTCAAATCCTCGAAAAGATGGGTGGGTGTAGCTACCAGTATTATGGACGCAGGCAACGTGATGGGTGTTAgcttaaactttttttgttttctcctctttcttcagctgtgttcTCCATCATGGGCCTGGTCATTTATCCAGTAAAGTTCTCGACTGAAATTGAAATGACGGGAATCAATATGTTCAGCTGGGCCTACGGCTTTGGCTGGACCACCGCCATTATGGAAATATGCTTGGGATTCTTCTTCTGCTGCCTTCCTAACTATGAAGATCAGATCTTGGGTAATGTGAAGCCCACATATTTTTACTCTTCCCCGTAAACACTAGGAAAAATGCATTCGTATTCCAGAGATATTTGACAGACCAGCTATGTTTTCCAGAATATCATCATTGGATGTTAGTAGAAAAGGCTGGAAACTTTTCAAATGCGTGTAGAAAAATGGTACTGGCATTCTGCAATAAAGTTATCTACTCTATTTTGGACCTTCATATCTGATGTGTGTTGGTTagataaagtttaaaaattaaaaaaccttgTGTTTCCTCATTCATTCCCGTGAGTGGGGTGTATGTGTATTCCATTGCATCTTAAATGCATTCATATTTCTAACtaaattcagaaaagctttttaaactGCCATTAAACAAAAGAACATATATCATCTTCCTGAAGGAAAGCAGCTCACaaaaattccattttgaatGTATCATCTGTAACCTGAAgattttgcacatttttcaaGAAGGCAAATACCTTTATCCCCTGACTACCAAAGTAGTAAATTAGTCAGCCAGCACTTCATAactttgcttccatttttcattcattcactTAAGTCATAGGGACAGGGTAAGAAAAAGACGAGAGAAAGCCCCCTACCAAAGCCGGCATCTTGACTTTTATCCATCCATGTGGAATGtaagtatttatttctaaatatttgtaaGAGTAAGCAAGGACCATCAGTAAACCCTTAAAAATCCTGGCATGCTGTTGCTGGGGCCAGCACAGAgtgggcagaggcagaggggaTTTCAAGCCACCCCTGCAACCTACAGACCTGGTTTGAAGAGGCTCCTGGTG encodes the following:
- the LOC127015166 gene encoding p53 apoptosis effector related to PMP-22-like; this translates as MVKYGLDYTRCRWILPLLLGIGVIFGIIALAGRGWLESQTLPYVHQASLWESCRRPNRGGEWTCESLMNYAWGRAAAATYLVGFILLVICFALAIIAFAIDTLRFNFIRGIGGLLFVSAVFSIMGLVIYPVKFSTEIEMTGINMFSWAYGFGWTTAIMEICLGFFFCCLPNYEDQILGNVKPTYFYSSP